Proteins encoded by one window of Limnothrix sp. FACHB-406:
- a CDS encoding pentapeptide repeat-containing protein: MLTKVVAGVAFFASTLAVTALPSVAENPAHVRQLLETKSCANCDLSGADLSDLDLAGANLQGANLNGAKLWRTDLTAANLSRASAIEARMHAVKLAQANLQQADLTLVGLVLADLRSANLQDANLLGANMEGAQLAGANLNNARQTMAGLLRWQQASYGNMDVPMDVAGINLRDANLHNASLSRASLEGADLAGANLTNADLRFAKLHGANVANARLENARLQGTILATQKESTALLIRSAP, encoded by the coding sequence GTGTTGACGAAAGTAGTGGCGGGCGTTGCATTCTTCGCCAGCACATTGGCAGTGACGGCGCTCCCGAGCGTTGCGGAAAACCCTGCCCATGTGCGCCAACTGCTGGAAACCAAAAGTTGCGCAAATTGTGACCTGAGTGGTGCTGACCTGTCTGATCTTGATCTGGCTGGGGCTAACCTGCAAGGGGCGAATTTGAATGGAGCCAAACTGTGGCGCACGGACTTGACGGCCGCTAATTTGAGCCGAGCCAGCGCGATCGAGGCGCGGATGCACGCAGTTAAGCTCGCCCAAGCCAACCTGCAACAGGCGGATTTGACTCTGGTGGGATTGGTGTTGGCAGATTTGCGCTCGGCGAATCTCCAGGATGCCAACCTGTTGGGAGCCAACATGGAAGGGGCCCAGTTAGCTGGGGCCAACCTGAACAATGCTCGCCAGACCATGGCCGGGTTGCTGCGGTGGCAACAGGCCAGCTACGGCAACATGGATGTGCCGATGGATGTGGCGGGGATTAATTTGCGGGATGCGAATTTACACAACGCTTCCCTCAGCCGCGCCAGCTTGGAAGGGGCTGACTTGGCCGGGGCCAACCTAACCAATGCCGATTTGCGGTTTGCCAAGTTGCATGGGGCGAATGTGGCGAATGCCCGCTTGGAAAACGCTCGCTTGCAGGGCACTATTTTGGCAACCCAAAAGGAAAGCACCGCCCTGTTGATTCGCAGCGCACCGTAA
- a CDS encoding glycosyltransferase, which translates to MTKLIIQIPCFNEEETLGITLQALPREVPGCDVVEWLVIDDGSVDRTAEVALAHGVDHVVRLSTNQGLAKAFMAGLDACLKAGADIIVNTDADNQYCADDIPALVFPILAHQAEMVIGARPIAEIEHFSPVKKALQQFGSWVVRLASDTDIPDAPSGFRALSREAALRVNVFNGYTYTLETIIQAGQQGIAIVSVPIRTNGYLRPSRLVKSIRSYIQRSIFTILRIFMTYKPLRSFLILGTVPFSIGVLLGIRWLLLYFGGSPRAHVPSLILAAIGILVGVQLWILGLVADLLAVNRKMLEDIQLRARRAEIEAARQESDPPVSGPLASLYPMHDNRSSR; encoded by the coding sequence GTGACTAAGCTGATTATTCAGATTCCCTGCTTCAACGAAGAAGAAACCCTGGGCATTACGCTCCAAGCCTTGCCCCGCGAGGTGCCCGGCTGTGATGTGGTGGAGTGGTTGGTGATTGATGATGGCAGCGTCGATCGCACCGCTGAGGTGGCTTTGGCCCATGGGGTAGACCACGTTGTGCGACTGTCCACCAATCAGGGACTGGCAAAGGCGTTCATGGCCGGTTTGGATGCTTGCCTGAAGGCCGGAGCAGACATCATCGTTAATACCGATGCGGACAATCAATATTGTGCCGATGACATTCCGGCGCTGGTGTTTCCAATCCTGGCCCATCAAGCAGAGATGGTGATTGGGGCCCGCCCGATCGCAGAAATTGAGCATTTCTCGCCCGTCAAGAAGGCCCTGCAACAGTTTGGCAGTTGGGTGGTGCGCTTGGCCAGCGACACGGACATTCCCGATGCACCCAGCGGTTTTCGGGCCCTGAGTCGGGAGGCGGCCCTGCGGGTCAATGTGTTCAATGGCTATACCTACACCCTGGAAACGATTATCCAAGCGGGGCAACAGGGAATCGCAATTGTTTCCGTGCCGATTCGCACCAATGGCTACCTGCGCCCCTCACGCCTGGTCAAGAGCATCCGCAGCTACATCCAGCGATCGATCTTCACGATCCTGCGGATTTTCATGACCTACAAGCCCCTGCGATCGTTTCTGATTTTGGGGACAGTTCCTTTCTCGATCGGGGTGTTGCTGGGAATTCGCTGGCTGCTGCTTTACTTTGGCGGCTCACCCCGGGCCCACGTGCCTAGCTTGATCCTGGCGGCGATCGGGATTTTGGTGGGGGTGCAGCTCTGGATTTTGGGATTGGTAGCGGATTTGCTGGCCGTGAACCGCAAAATGCTCGAAGACATCCAACTGCGGGCCCGCCGGGCAGAAATTGAAGCCGCCCGCCAAGAAAGCGATCCTCCGGTTAGCGGCCCCCTGGCTTCGCTATATCCCATGCATGACAACCGTTCTAGCCGCTAA
- the fba gene encoding class II fructose-bisphosphate aldolase (catalyzes the reversible aldol condensation of dihydroxyacetonephosphate and glyceraldehyde 3-phosphate in the Calvin cycle, glycolysis, and/or gluconeogenesis), with protein MALVPMRLLLDHAAENGYGIPAFNVNNMEQIQAIMRAADETDSPVILQASRGARNYAGENFLRHLILAAVETYPHIPISMHQDHGNEPATCYSAIKNGFTSVMMDGSLEADAKTPASYEYNVNVTREVVKVAHSLGVSVEGELGCLGSLETGMGEAEDGHGFEGKLDHSQLLTDPDEAADFVEKTQVDALAVAIGTSHGAYKFTRKPTGEILAISRIEEIHNRLPNTHLVMHGSSSVPEDLLALINQYGGTIPETYGVPVEEIQKGIKCGVRKVNIDTDNRLAITAAVREALAGNTKEFDPRHFLKPSIKYMQKVCADRYSEFWTAGNASKIKQVSVDEFARKYAKGELVAKAAAKV; from the coding sequence ATGGCGCTCGTACCCATGCGGCTTCTGCTCGACCACGCGGCAGAAAATGGCTACGGCATTCCTGCCTTCAACGTCAACAACATGGAGCAGATCCAAGCGATCATGCGGGCAGCCGATGAAACCGATAGCCCCGTGATCCTGCAAGCGTCGCGTGGTGCTCGTAACTACGCTGGCGAAAACTTCCTGCGTCACTTGATCTTGGCAGCTGTGGAAACCTATCCCCACATCCCCATCAGCATGCACCAAGACCACGGTAACGAGCCGGCCACCTGCTACTCGGCCATCAAAAACGGCTTCACCAGCGTGATGATGGATGGCTCGCTGGAAGCTGATGCGAAGACCCCCGCGAGCTACGAGTACAACGTGAACGTGACCCGCGAAGTGGTGAAAGTTGCCCACTCGCTGGGTGTGAGCGTGGAAGGCGAACTGGGTTGCTTGGGTTCGCTGGAAACCGGCATGGGCGAAGCAGAAGATGGTCACGGCTTTGAAGGCAAGCTGGATCACTCCCAACTGCTGACCGACCCCGATGAAGCAGCCGACTTCGTGGAAAAGACCCAAGTGGACGCTCTGGCAGTGGCGATCGGCACCAGCCACGGTGCTTACAAGTTCACTCGCAAGCCGACCGGCGAAATCTTGGCCATCAGCCGCATTGAAGAAATCCACAACCGTCTTCCCAACACCCACTTGGTGATGCATGGTTCGTCTTCGGTTCCCGAAGATCTGCTGGCGCTGATCAACCAATACGGCGGCACGATCCCCGAAACCTACGGCGTGCCCGTGGAAGAAATCCAAAAGGGTATCAAGTGCGGTGTGCGCAAGGTGAACATCGACACCGACAACCGCTTGGCGATCACCGCTGCGGTGCGCGAAGCCCTGGCCGGCAACACCAAGGAATTTGACCCCCGTCACTTCCTGAAGCCCTCGATCAAGTACATGCAAAAAGTGTGTGCCGATCGCTATAGCGAGTTCTGGACCGCTGGCAACGCTAGCAAGATCAAGCAAGTCTCGGTGGACGAGTTTGCTCGCAAGTATGCCAAGGGTGAATTGGTGGCTAAGGCTGCTGCCAAGGTCTAA
- a CDS encoding aspartate 1-decarboxylase: MKTFVSGKIHGIRVTDKSVDYNGSVGIDAALMERAGIEAYEQVHLVNLRNGERWVTYAIPAGPGEFTLNGGSARLGEVGDKCLAIAYRLSDRPFTAPVVFCDENNAIADTMQYHIQGGNLTGHNDWVVPVH, translated from the coding sequence ATGAAGACCTTTGTTTCCGGGAAAATTCACGGTATCCGCGTCACCGACAAAAGTGTGGATTACAACGGCAGCGTCGGCATTGATGCGGCGTTGATGGAGCGCGCTGGCATTGAAGCCTATGAGCAAGTGCATTTGGTTAATCTGCGCAATGGTGAACGTTGGGTCACCTACGCCATTCCCGCCGGGCCGGGCGAATTTACGCTCAATGGTGGTTCTGCGCGGTTGGGAGAAGTGGGCGACAAATGTTTAGCGATCGCCTATCGCTTGAGCGATCGACCCTTCACGGCTCCCGTTGTTTTTTGTGATGAAAACAATGCCATTGCTGACACCATGCAATACCACATTCAAGGCGGCAACCTGACGGGCCATAACGATTGGGTGGTTCCGGTTCATTAA
- the dusB gene encoding tRNA dihydrouridine synthase DusB — MLTLSPELKARLAEPLQIGSVTLQSRVLQAPLSGVTDLVFRRLVRRYAPTSMMYTEMVNATGLHYARQLPQIMEVSAEERPISIQLFDCRPQFLAEAAQMAVEEGADTVDINMGCPVNKITKNGGGSSLLRDPETAEAIVRAVVAAVNVPVTVKSRIGWNESEINIVDFARRMEAAGAAMLTVHGRTRAQGYNGPAKWIWIQRVKEAVSVPVIANGDIFAVEAAVRCLAETGADGVMCSRGTMGYPFLVGEIDHFLKTGELRPQPSPIERLRCAQEHLTMLAAYKGDRGVRQARKHMTWYAKGFYGAAELRGQLCRIETAAEGVALIDRTIAQIERHEAEFGAIGPESEQPNEPINEPINEPVLA; from the coding sequence ATGTTGACCCTATCCCCTGAACTCAAAGCCCGTTTGGCCGAACCACTCCAAATTGGTTCCGTCACCCTTCAGAGCCGCGTGTTGCAAGCGCCCCTGTCTGGTGTCACGGATTTGGTCTTTCGGCGTTTGGTGCGGCGCTATGCACCCACCTCAATGATGTACACCGAAATGGTGAACGCCACCGGGCTGCACTACGCACGGCAACTTCCGCAAATCATGGAGGTTTCCGCCGAAGAGCGCCCCATCAGCATTCAACTGTTTGACTGTCGCCCGCAATTTTTGGCCGAGGCGGCCCAAATGGCCGTTGAAGAAGGGGCCGACACCGTGGACATCAACATGGGCTGCCCGGTGAACAAAATCACCAAAAACGGTGGTGGTTCTTCCCTGTTGCGCGACCCAGAAACGGCCGAGGCGATCGTGCGGGCCGTGGTGGCGGCGGTGAACGTGCCGGTCACCGTGAAATCACGGATTGGCTGGAACGAAAGCGAAATTAACATCGTGGATTTTGCCCGGCGGATGGAAGCGGCGGGCGCAGCCATGCTGACCGTTCACGGTCGCACCAGGGCCCAGGGCTATAACGGCCCCGCCAAATGGATCTGGATCCAACGGGTGAAGGAAGCGGTTTCCGTGCCGGTCATTGCCAACGGGGATATTTTTGCCGTGGAGGCTGCGGTGCGTTGTTTGGCGGAAACCGGCGCGGATGGGGTGATGTGCTCGCGGGGAACCATGGGCTATCCGTTCTTGGTGGGTGAAATTGACCATTTCCTGAAAACCGGCGAGTTGCGCCCCCAGCCCAGCCCGATCGAGCGGTTGCGTTGTGCCCAAGAACACCTGACCATGTTGGCCGCTTACAAGGGCGATCGGGGTGTTCGCCAGGCCCGAAAGCACATGACCTGGTATGCCAAGGGGTTCTATGGGGCGGCGGAGTTGCGCGGCCAACTCTGCCGGATTGAAACGGCCGCTGAAGGGGTGGCCCTGATCGATCGCACCATTGCCCAAATTGAACGCCACGAAGCCGAATTCGGCGCGATCGGCCCAGAATCAGAACAACCAAACGAGCCAATTAACGAGCCAATCAACGAACCCGTTTTGGCCTAG
- the thiC gene encoding phosphomethylpyrimidine synthase, whose amino-acid sequence MRSEWVAKRRGQENVSQMHYARQGIITEEMLYVAQRENLTPELIRDEVARGRMIIPANINHPNLEPMAIGIASKCKVNANIGASPNSSNLAEEVAKLELAVKYGADTVMDLSTGGGNLDEIRTAIINASPVPIGTVPIYQALESVHGRIENLTADDFLHIIEKHAQQGVDYMTIHAGILIEHLPLVKSRITGIVSRGGGIIARWMLHHHKQNPLYTHFDDIIQIFKKYDVSFSLGDSLRPGCTHDASDEAQLAELKTLGQLTRRAWEHDVQVMVEGPGHVPMDQIEFNVKKQMEECSEAPFYVLGPLVTDIAPGYDHITSAIGAAMAGWYGTAMLCYVTPKEHLGLPNAEDVRNGLIAYKIAAHAADIARHRPGARDRDDELSAARYNFDWNKQFELSLDPERAKEYHDETLPADIYKTAEFCSMCGPKFCPMQTKVDADQLTELEKFLASEAAKKDLVAAP is encoded by the coding sequence TTGCGTAGCGAATGGGTTGCCAAGCGTCGCGGTCAAGAAAACGTGTCGCAAATGCACTACGCACGTCAGGGCATCATCACCGAAGAGATGCTCTACGTTGCCCAACGCGAAAACCTCACCCCCGAACTGATTCGCGACGAGGTGGCCCGCGGCCGGATGATCATTCCGGCTAACATCAACCACCCCAACTTGGAACCGATGGCGATCGGGATTGCCTCCAAGTGCAAAGTCAACGCCAACATCGGCGCATCGCCCAACTCCTCCAACCTGGCCGAAGAAGTGGCCAAGCTGGAACTGGCGGTGAAATATGGCGCAGACACCGTGATGGACTTGTCCACCGGCGGCGGCAACCTGGACGAAATCCGCACGGCGATCATCAACGCCTCGCCCGTGCCGATCGGGACTGTGCCGATCTACCAAGCCCTGGAAAGCGTCCATGGTCGGATCGAAAACCTGACCGCCGATGATTTCCTGCACATCATCGAAAAGCACGCCCAACAAGGTGTGGACTACATGACGATCCACGCCGGGATCTTGATCGAGCACCTGCCCTTGGTCAAGAGCCGGATCACCGGGATTGTGTCGCGTGGCGGCGGCATCATCGCCCGCTGGATGCTGCACCACCACAAGCAAAACCCGCTCTACACGCACTTCGACGACATCATCCAAATCTTCAAGAAATACGATGTGTCCTTCAGCTTGGGCGACTCGTTGCGTCCCGGCTGTACCCACGATGCGTCCGATGAAGCGCAATTGGCCGAGCTGAAAACCCTGGGCCAACTGACTCGCCGCGCCTGGGAGCACGATGTGCAGGTGATGGTGGAAGGCCCCGGCCACGTGCCGATGGATCAGATCGAGTTCAACGTGAAGAAGCAGATGGAAGAGTGCTCCGAAGCGCCCTTCTATGTGTTGGGGCCGCTGGTGACGGACATCGCACCGGGCTACGACCACATCACCAGTGCGATCGGGGCGGCCATGGCCGGCTGGTATGGCACGGCGATGCTCTGCTATGTCACGCCGAAGGAGCACCTGGGCTTGCCGAACGCGGAAGACGTGCGTAACGGTTTGATCGCCTACAAGATCGCGGCCCATGCGGCGGACATTGCTCGCCACCGGCCCGGCGCGCGCGATCGGGACGACGAACTCTCGGCAGCTCGCTACAACTTCGACTGGAACAAGCAGTTTGAGCTGTCCCTCGATCCGGAGCGGGCCAAGGAATACCACGATGAAACCTTGCCGGCCGACATCTACAAAACCGCTGAGTTTTGCTCGATGTGTGGGCCCAAGTTCTGCCCGATGCAAACCAAGGTGGATGCGGATCAACTGACGGAACTGGAGAAATTCCTGGCCAGCGAGGCCGCGAAGAAAGACTTGGTGGCGGCTCCGTAA
- a CDS encoding COR domain-containing protein, giving the protein MERAELLALLERAKAEGWTELDLAGLDLVELPPEIGELTQLQVLILGKWDEETEKWKGNQLTTLPPEIGQLQNLTNLDLSYNQISELPAAISQLKNLTLLDLRDNQLSELPTAIGELESLTTLHLGNNQISELPAAIAQLQNLTTLSLCENQLWELPAAIAQLQNLAELDLRENQLRELSAAIAQLENLTLLDLGDNQISELPVVIAQLENLTSLDLGNNQISELPAVIAQLQNLTSLDLGNNQISELPVVIAQLQNLTSLDLSGNQISELPVVIAQLQNLTSLDLSDNQLRELPTAIAQLQNLTMLNLSYNQLRELSAAIAQLQNLTDLDLRDNHLSELPASIRELPKLEHLDLSGNPLPIPPEILCRQEQLSENLWGLYYESQTILDFYFNSQRDPKPLYEAKLLIIGTGGAGKTSLTQKLQDDTYQLEPEEKSTEGIDVLPWEICHLDGTPMRVTIWDFGGQEIYHATHQFFLTKRSLYLLVVDDQKDETNFYYWLNVVETFGDNSPLLIIKNEKQDRQYQPDDRTLRGEFRNLKESLSTNLETNRGLDTIRAKIQQYLSSLDHAQQIIPAHWANIRTVIDNYSQSRNILELRNYFDLCRKNGFSTEADMLAASQFLHDLGICLHFQNVPSLKRFLILRPEWATVSLYKILDNPEVRANFGRFNDDTLEQLWDESNELQTRNALLQLMKEFALCYEIPDCKGRYIAPQLLEKERLDYDWDNTDNLILSYRYQFKPKAIFPQLIVALHEQIEQIEETFCVWKHGMVITNGSARAEIIEDDRYSEANITIRVSGSNKRQLMTIVGHELDKINRSYDRLTYEVLIP; this is encoded by the coding sequence ATGGAACGGGCGGAGTTGTTGGCGCTGCTGGAGCGGGCGAAAGCGGAGGGCTGGACGGAACTGGATCTGGCGGGGCTGGATTTGGTGGAGTTGCCCCCGGAAATTGGTGAGCTAACTCAGCTTCAGGTTTTGATTTTGGGGAAGTGGGACGAGGAAACCGAAAAATGGAAGGGCAATCAATTAACGACGCTGCCGCCCGAAATTGGTCAACTGCAAAATCTGACAAATCTTGACCTTAGCTACAACCAAATTAGCGAGTTACCAGCGGCGATCTCGCAACTGAAAAATCTGACATTGCTTGACCTCCGCGACAATCAACTGAGTGAGCTACCGACGGCAATTGGTGAACTGGAAAGTTTGACTACGCTTCACCTCGGCAACAACCAAATCAGCGAGCTACCGGCGGCGATCGCACAATTGCAAAATCTAACTACGCTTAGCCTCTGCGAAAACCAACTGTGGGAGCTACCAGCGGCGATCGCCCAACTGCAAAATTTGGCAGAGCTTGACCTCCGCGAAAACCAACTGAGGGAGTTATCGGCGGCGATCGCACAACTGGAAAATCTGACATTGCTTGACCTCGGCGACAACCAAATCAGCGAGCTACCAGTGGTGATCGCACAACTGGAAAATCTGACATCGCTTGACCTCGGTAACAACCAAATCAGTGAGCTACCAGCGGTGATCGCGCAACTGCAAAATTTGACATCGCTTGACCTCGGCAACAACCAAATCAGCGAGCTACCAGTGGTGATCGCACAATTGCAAAATCTGACATCGCTTGACCTCAGTGGCAACCAAATCAGCGAGCTACCAGTGGTGATCGCACAATTGCAAAATCTGACATCGCTTGACCTCAGTGATAACCAATTGAGGGAACTACCGACGGCGATCGCGCAATTGCAAAATCTAACTATGCTTAACCTCAGCTATAACCAACTGAGAGAGCTATCAGCCGCGATCGCACAACTGCAAAATTTGACAGATCTTGACCTCCGCGATAACCATCTGAGTGAGTTGCCAGCATCTATTCGAGAATTACCAAAACTTGAACATCTAGATTTGTCTGGAAATCCTCTCCCCATTCCTCCAGAAATTCTATGTAGACAAGAACAGTTGTCTGAAAATTTATGGGGTCTTTATTACGAGTCACAAACTATTCTGGATTTTTATTTCAATAGCCAACGTGACCCCAAACCCCTCTACGAAGCCAAATTGCTGATTATTGGCACAGGAGGCGCAGGCAAAACCAGCCTCACCCAAAAGCTCCAAGACGACACTTATCAACTCGAACCTGAGGAAAAATCGACTGAAGGAATTGATGTTCTGCCTTGGGAGATTTGCCACCTAGACGGCACACCAATGCGCGTCACTATTTGGGATTTTGGCGGTCAAGAAATCTACCACGCTACTCACCAATTTTTCCTAACTAAGCGCTCCTTGTATTTGCTGGTGGTCGATGATCAAAAAGATGAAACCAACTTCTATTACTGGCTAAATGTTGTAGAAACTTTTGGCGATAATAGCCCACTGCTCATCATCAAAAATGAAAAACAAGATCGCCAATATCAGCCCGACGATCGCACCCTACGCGGCGAATTCAGAAATCTCAAAGAATCCCTCAGCACCAACCTAGAAACCAATCGCGGACTAGACACCATTCGCGCCAAAATTCAACAGTATCTCAGCAGCCTTGATCACGCTCAGCAAATCATTCCTGCTCACTGGGCTAACATTCGCACCGTCATTGACAACTATTCCCAAAGCCGCAACATTCTAGAACTCAGGAACTATTTCGATCTTTGTCGTAAAAATGGCTTCAGCACCGAAGCAGATATGCTAGCTGCCAGCCAATTTCTGCACGACTTGGGCATCTGCCTACATTTTCAAAATGTCCCATCCCTCAAGAGATTCCTGATTCTCAGACCTGAATGGGCCACTGTTTCGCTCTACAAAATTCTTGATAACCCAGAAGTTAGAGCCAACTTTGGCCGCTTCAATGACGACACCCTTGAACAACTGTGGGATGAGAGCAATGAATTGCAAACACGCAACGCACTCTTGCAACTGATGAAAGAGTTTGCCCTTTGCTATGAAATTCCCGATTGCAAAGGTCGCTACATTGCCCCTCAACTGCTTGAAAAAGAACGCCTTGATTATGATTGGGACAACACCGATAACCTAATCCTCAGCTATCGCTACCAATTCAAACCCAAAGCCATTTTCCCGCAGCTAATCGTGGCGCTCCACGAACAAATCGAGCAAATTGAGGAGACTTTCTGCGTCTGGAAACATGGCATGGTGATTACCAACGGTTCCGCCCGCGCCGAAATTATTGAAGACGATCGCTACTCCGAAGCCAACATCACCATTCGCGTTTCTGGCTCCAACAAACGCCAACTGATGACCATTGTGGGTCACGAACTCGACAAAATTAACCGCAGCTACGATCGCCTCACCTATGAAGTCCTGATCCCCTGA